The genomic window TTCACCACCGTGGCGATGGACGCCATCCAGGCGCTCTCCTCGGAACGCACCCGGCTCCTCGGCCTTCTCGACGCCGAACAGTCCCGGCTCGCGCAGTCGCTGCAGCTGCGGTTCGAGCTGACCCGGTCGTACTGGGCGGCCATCGCCACCTTCGGGTCCGGCCGCTGGCCGTTGGAGGACCTGCCGTGGCGGGCCACCGACGGCATCGAGTTCGACTACTTCAGCCTCCTGGTCGGCGGCATCGTCATCCAGGACATGCAGGCCGACCGGGTGTCGAACACCGAGATGCGCCGGGTGGCCGACATCCTCGAGGAGATCGGCAACCGCAGCCGGATCACCCGCCGGTCCACCGAACCCGAGGCCGCCGTCAACGTGCACTTCCCGGGGCTGCGGTTCCCGCTGGAGGGCAGCGAGGACACCGGCGGCCCGCGACTGGCGTGGACCGTCGCCGACATCGCCCCCACTCTGCTGCGGCGCTCGCTCACGCTGGCCGGCATGGCCGACGACGGGGTGATCCGCAGCCGCCTGCTCGATCTCGCCGACGCGATCTGGGCCCACCTGCAGGACCGGGTACTGCGCGAGGGCGCCGACCACGGCCTCTGGGACCGCCCCGCGGGCGCCTACAAGTACCTGCCCGACGCGGCCTCCGAGGTGTCCTGGTACTACACGAAGCGGGTGGTCGACTGCCTGGTCGTGGTGGCGCGCCTGATCAACGACCCACCGTTGCGCAGCAGCCTGCTGACCCAGATGGCGGCCGACCTGCTCAACGAGGCCGATCACCTCTACGACCGGGAACTGCTCAACGGCACCACGGCGCGCGGGGGGACGTTGCGGATCGAGTTGGACCGCGTCGGCACCGAGCTGCGGCGGGCCAGGGCGGTACGGCGCGAACAGCCCGGGGTGGCCGTGGCGGTGACCGAGGAGGTGCTGCGCAAGCTGGACCGGCTCTCCGCGGCCCGTGAGGCCGACAGCGGGGTCGGCTGAGATGCTCGTCTTCGCGACCTCCGACAAGGGTGGCACCGGCCGCTCGGTGACCAGTGGAAACCTGGCCTACCGGCACGCGCTGCAGGGTTTCGACTCGTGTTACGTCGACTTCGACTTCGGCTCGCCGACCTCGGGGGCGATCTTCGATCTGCCCGAGGCGCTGGCCGGTGTCGAACAGGGCGGACTGCACGGCTATCTGGTCGGCGGTGGGCCCGATCCACGGCAGATCAACGTGTGGGCCGAGTCCCAGCGGGAGGCGCTGCGTGGCCGCCCGCCGGGCACCGGCCGGTTGACGCTGGTGCCGGGTGACGTGGGCGGCAGTGAGTTCAGTTCGGGGCCCGGCATCGTGGACCGGTGCGCCCGGCTGTTCCAGCGTCTCGACGAGGAGTACGACCTGATCCTGGTCGACCTGAGCGCCGGCCGTTCGTACGCGACGGAGATCGTGCTGGCCGCCACCGCCCTGCCGGCCCTGCGCGACGTGCCGGTCCGCTGGCTGGTCTTCCACCGGTGGACCCGGCAGCACATCGTGGCCGCCGGGGGACTGGTGCACGGCCGGCACGGCATCCTGGAGACCGGTGTCGGCCTCGGTCACGACCGGGCCGGGCTGACCAGCGCGATCCGGTACGTCCGGACCGCCGTCCTGGACCCGTCGGCACCCGATCAGGCCGGGCTGCGCCCCGAACAGCTGGCCTGGCTCGACGTGTGCAACCGGCGGCTGCAGGAACTGGCCTCCCGCAAGGGGGTCGGCCGGCTGAACATGATCGGTGAGGTGCCGCTCGACCCGGTGCTGCAGTGGCAGGAGCAGCTGATCTCCAACGACGACGTGTGGCTGCACCGGACCGCCAACGAGCGGACTGTCGCCGCCTTCGAGGAACTGTCCAAGAAGATCGTCGACGAGACCGCGTGGGTCGGCCTGTGACGACCGCGGACGATCTGGCCGCCGAACTCGGCACACCGGTCTCGGCGATTCGCTCGGTGGCGCTGTCGCACCTGTCGATCGAACTCGGCCACCTCTACATGAACGATTTCCTGGCGGGCGCGGACCGTCTGCGGCAGCAGTTCCGGCGGGTGGCCCCGTGGGCTCAGAGCGCTCGCAGGCAGACCGCGGACACGCTGCCCCGGGGGCGCCCGCGGATCAGCACCTGTTTCCTGATCGACGACTACTTCACCCGGTTCTCGACACCCCGGGAGGTGGTCGTCTCGCTGGTGGCCGCGGCCGCCGACGCCGGGCTGACGATCGACTACGTGGCCCGCGAGTCGGGTTGCGCCCGGGCCGGCACCGTGGAGGTGGCCCGGCTCGTGCAGGATCACCTGGTGGACGAGCCCGCCGAGGGTGCCAACGGGCGCCCGGCGGCCACCGTGTCCGGTTGGCTCAGCAACGGTCAGCGTTCACCGGTCGGGTCGGCGGCGGCGATGGGCGCGCCGCGGCAGTGGCAGCCGCCCCGGCAGAGCGCGGTCCAGAACCATTCGATCTTCGTGGACATCGAGCTGTGGAGCGGCCCGGACGACGACCGGTTGTGGTCGTGCCCGTTCCTGGCCGCGGTGTGGCAGTTGCAGCGGCTCGGCCTGGTGCGCCATCTCGGTGAGCCGGTCGCGGTGCCGGTGCCGATGGCGCCCGCCGACCTGCCGTCCGAGTGGGAGCTGATGCCGCCGATCGTCCGGCTCAACCCGGACGCGGCGCCGTTCCACGCGTACCGGACGTTTACCGCGATGGACGGCCGTTTCCTGCCGATCGAGATGTCGGTCCGGACGATCCTCGGCAACGTGGCGATCGACCCGGCGGCGGCCGGACAGGTCCGCGACCGGGCCCGTGGTGAGGGCCTCGACCTGCCGGAGGAGACCGTCGACCGGATCGGTTACGTGTTCGTCTGACCGTCGATCTCGCGGGAGACCTCCCACAGCTCGCGGAAGAGCTGGGTGTACTCCTTGACCCGTGCCTCGTTGAGGACCAGCCGGGTCTCGGCCACCTGCGCCAGGAGCGTCTCGGTGATGGTGGGCGTGGTCTCGTAGGCGAGGGTGTCGTCGAAGAGGATCAGGTCGCGGATCTGCACCTGCAGCGGGGTCGGCACCGCCGACCGGTGGAGCAGCCGCACGTCGATGGCCATCTGCCGCTGTTCCTCGTAGGCGCGGCGCACAGTGGGATCGTCCTGCATCTCCGGCCGGTCGAGGACGAAGATGCGCCGGACCCGCCGGCCGTCCCGGGCGGACCGCCGCTGCACGTCCAGGTAACGCTGACCGATCTCGCGGTCCCACAGGCCGTGGTCGACCGCGGCGATGCTGATCGCGTCGATGGTCTCGGTGGCGTGCCGGGTGAGGCCGAGCAGCCAGTCGCGGTCCTCGCCGTAGTAGGTGACCGTGCCGCTCTCGGCCAGTTGTTTGAGCAGGTCCGACGTCTCCTTGATCTTGGATTGGACGAACCGGTAGATGATCGGCGGCGAATCCGGGGAGATGTGCGTCGAGTTGCGCACCAACTGGGTGACCACATCGGTCTGCAACGCTGAGGCCTCGATCAGGCCGAACAGGGCGGTGGCCTCGCTGATCTCGGTGAACGCGTCACTGACCAGCTTCTTCATCTCGGCCATCCCCTCCTTCTCGAGCTTCTCCACG from Actinoplanes derwentensis includes these protein-coding regions:
- a CDS encoding SCO2524 family protein produces the protein MQIQPRQQILDIWRATARVSLDDGEWSSRGRNGGNSISDAEQLLCLMSPATEIPLFRLDRPDAVADDALEALRTIGDNLQIPQRLLQALSSYVERYSAADGTPLFSGGSYFSIDEDSGDAEIQPEQLDLDVVDSFSISVTLMLATIGFARTFRQAVTRPALLKQVDTLERAANVRLSAAMAGLLRSFAVNVFTADSLPGRELLRTVNQERRPTHQVIDQLREALREINARLRDDVTIGSGASESELDNPNRLFECGWSWGVVRDAPKIESLATMGEQRSGYAQNAPYLYFTTVAMDAIQALSSERTRLLGLLDAEQSRLAQSLQLRFELTRSYWAAIATFGSGRWPLEDLPWRATDGIEFDYFSLLVGGIVIQDMQADRVSNTEMRRVADILEEIGNRSRITRRSTEPEAAVNVHFPGLRFPLEGSEDTGGPRLAWTVADIAPTLLRRSLTLAGMADDGVIRSRLLDLADAIWAHLQDRVLREGADHGLWDRPAGAYKYLPDAASEVSWYYTKRVVDCLVVVARLINDPPLRSSLLTQMAADLLNEADHLYDRELLNGTTARGGTLRIELDRVGTELRRARAVRREQPGVAVAVTEEVLRKLDRLSAAREADSGVG
- a CDS encoding SCO2523 family variant P-loop protein encodes the protein MLVFATSDKGGTGRSVTSGNLAYRHALQGFDSCYVDFDFGSPTSGAIFDLPEALAGVEQGGLHGYLVGGGPDPRQINVWAESQREALRGRPPGTGRLTLVPGDVGGSEFSSGPGIVDRCARLFQRLDEEYDLILVDLSAGRSYATEIVLAATALPALRDVPVRWLVFHRWTRQHIVAAGGLVHGRHGILETGVGLGHDRAGLTSAIRYVRTAVLDPSAPDQAGLRPEQLAWLDVCNRRLQELASRKGVGRLNMIGEVPLDPVLQWQEQLISNDDVWLHRTANERTVAAFEELSKKIVDETAWVGL
- a CDS encoding SCO2522 family protein translates to MTTADDLAAELGTPVSAIRSVALSHLSIELGHLYMNDFLAGADRLRQQFRRVAPWAQSARRQTADTLPRGRPRISTCFLIDDYFTRFSTPREVVVSLVAAAADAGLTIDYVARESGCARAGTVEVARLVQDHLVDEPAEGANGRPAATVSGWLSNGQRSPVGSAAAMGAPRQWQPPRQSAVQNHSIFVDIELWSGPDDDRLWSCPFLAAVWQLQRLGLVRHLGEPVAVPVPMAPADLPSEWELMPPIVRLNPDAAPFHAYRTFTAMDGRFLPIEMSVRTILGNVAIDPAAAGQVRDRARGEGLDLPEETVDRIGYVFV
- a CDS encoding DUF6879 family protein, giving the protein MSVDVHQVGQGSGIIRSAVVTVATGGTTFLITNGLDQPMSTCVMLSVLIGGIVLMVRFLVKFEKRLAAVEKLEKEGMAEMKKLVSDAFTEISEATALFGLIEASALQTDVVTQLVRNSTHISPDSPPIIYRFVQSKIKETSDLLKQLAESGTVTYYGEDRDWLLGLTRHATETIDAISIAAVDHGLWDREIGQRYLDVQRRSARDGRRVRRIFVLDRPEMQDDPTVRRAYEEQRQMAIDVRLLHRSAVPTPLQVQIRDLILFDDTLAYETTPTITETLLAQVAETRLVLNEARVKEYTQLFRELWEVSREIDGQTNT